A single region of the Lactobacillus isalae genome encodes:
- a CDS encoding ABC transporter substrate-binding protein, which translates to MKISIRSKKILCGILLLAVALSAIFIFFKLKYSRPTLTIGVYTDSSWEVPNGDADYVTKLAIKKFKKKYPNVQIKYEAGIRKNDYNNWLTEKIVKGTTPDVIMLPEDIFNLLASNGTLKSLNSSIKDDRLSPSTFYRGALKAGQYHNIQYGLPYETNPMLMIANNDLLAKNGFSNLKQHLSPRKLKNICHTISLNKDYAGITSDYTWQDAQLAYGNSVFENSAINLTSNKARLGFSLIEDLTNENGYQSVNSNQFDQGRVAFMPLSLAKYRTYTSYPYHVAHTSNFKWKVFQMPSITNVQATPAATVCLGISAKTDHPTLSWKFIKLMCTDKEIQQEVIKNRMGSSVLPKVINSTYTKKIFQKEQQNTLTTQELDSILKNVAITPKFRNYDRRSDELNYLIQNALKNNQLNLQLFNIQHQINKNEY; encoded by the coding sequence GTGAAAATATCGATCAGAAGTAAAAAAATATTATGTGGCATCCTACTTTTAGCAGTTGCACTATCAGCTATATTTATTTTCTTTAAGCTTAAATATAGTCGCCCTACTTTAACTATTGGAGTTTATACGGATAGCAGCTGGGAGGTGCCTAATGGGGATGCAGATTATGTTACAAAACTGGCAATCAAAAAATTCAAGAAAAAATATCCTAATGTTCAAATCAAATATGAAGCTGGAATTCGTAAAAACGACTATAATAACTGGCTAACTGAAAAGATTGTTAAGGGAACTACTCCTGATGTAATAATGTTACCTGAGGATATTTTTAACCTACTAGCTAGTAATGGCACTTTAAAATCACTAAATAGCTCTATAAAAGATGATCGTCTCTCACCTTCAACTTTCTATCGTGGTGCCTTGAAAGCTGGTCAATATCATAATATTCAGTATGGACTTCCTTACGAAACAAATCCCATGCTAATGATTGCTAATAATGATTTACTAGCTAAAAATGGCTTTTCAAATTTAAAGCAGCATCTATCTCCAAGAAAACTAAAAAATATTTGCCACACAATTAGTCTTAATAAAGATTATGCTGGTATTACATCGGACTACACATGGCAGGATGCTCAACTAGCTTATGGCAACTCAGTTTTTGAAAATTCGGCTATTAATCTGACCTCAAATAAGGCACGGTTAGGCTTTTCATTAATTGAAGATTTAACTAATGAAAATGGTTATCAATCAGTTAATTCAAATCAGTTTGATCAAGGTAGAGTTGCTTTTATGCCACTTTCATTAGCTAAATATCGTACTTATACCTCATATCCATATCATGTTGCACATACTTCTAACTTCAAATGGAAAGTATTTCAAATGCCTTCAATTACTAATGTTCAAGCAACACCGGCTGCAACTGTTTGTTTAGGGATTTCTGCTAAAACCGACCATCCCACACTTTCTTGGAAGTTCATCAAATTAATGTGCACAGACAAGGAAATTCAACAAGAAGTAATCAAGAATAGAATGGGATCTTCAGTATTGCCCAAGGTAATTAATAGTACCTACACCAAAAAGATTTTTCAAAAAGAGCAGCAAAACACCCTTACTACCCAAGAATTAGATTCAATTCTTAAAAATGTAGCTATAACGCCAAAATTTAGAAACTACGATCGACGGTCTGATGAATTGAATTATCTAATTCAAAATGCTCTTAAAAATAATCAATTAAATCTTCAACTTTTCAATATTCAACATCAAATCAATAAAAATGAATATTAA
- a CDS encoding sulfite exporter TauE/SafE family protein, producing the protein MSILAIIEIICIGLVTGTITSLIGASGVTIVVPALTLLFGINSHLAIGTSLLVDVITSIVVSIEYIKHKNIRLQASIWITVGSIIGAQLGSHWAGLISDTKLSGIFAIMLIISGIATLRKKNKSFDTNKGVHFKSKFAQTMALLGLGFGIGIISGLVGAGGGVMVLLTIIFILHYPMHQAVGTSTVIMAITALSSLLGYARQGNVDWKYGLWIALGAVIAGFIGSRFANKINEAKLNKVVAWVFILLGIIMVGMKFLH; encoded by the coding sequence ATGTCAATTTTAGCAATTATAGAGATAATTTGTATTGGTTTAGTAACAGGGACCATAACAAGTCTAATTGGGGCAAGTGGTGTTACGATTGTAGTTCCGGCTTTAACGCTGTTGTTTGGAATTAATTCTCACTTAGCAATTGGAACAAGCTTACTAGTAGATGTAATTACCAGCATTGTAGTTTCGATTGAGTATATAAAACATAAAAATATACGGCTTCAGGCTAGCATTTGGATTACAGTAGGTTCAATTATTGGAGCACAACTCGGAAGTCACTGGGCCGGCTTAATTTCTGATACAAAGTTAAGTGGTATCTTTGCAATTATGTTGATTATTTCTGGTATTGCTACGTTAAGAAAAAAGAATAAAAGTTTTGATACCAATAAGGGAGTACATTTTAAGTCAAAATTTGCTCAAACAATGGCGCTTCTAGGATTAGGCTTTGGTATTGGAATTATCAGCGGCTTAGTTGGTGCTGGTGGCGGAGTAATGGTTCTGCTTACAATTATATTTATTCTACATTATCCTATGCACCAGGCTGTTGGAACGTCAACGGTTATTATGGCAATTACAGCTTTGTCGTCATTATTAGGATATGCAAGACAGGGAAATGTAGATTGGAAATATGGTCTTTGGATTGCGTTAGGTGCGGTCATAGCCGGTTTTATTGGATCGAGATTTGCTAATAAAATTAATGAAGCTAAGCTTAATAAAGTAGTTGCTTGGGTATTTATTTTGCTTGGTATTATTATGGTCGGAATGAAGTTTTTACATTAA
- the murC gene encoding UDP-N-acetylmuramate--L-alanine ligase: MLDKNKQIWFIGIKGTGMASLALVLHDLGYNVAGSDIEKYTFTQVPLEKAGIEVKDFDPANIKSNDEQVIVKGNAFKQDNPEVATCLDKDVEWQSYPDTVEEIVQMHTSIGVSGTHGKTSTTSLLSHVLGEVAPTSYLIGDGRGKGVADSRFFVYEADEYRRHFLAYHPDYQIMTNIDFDHPDYFKDQDDYTSAFQTAADQTKKALFVWGDDKRLQSLKTDIPKYTYGFKDTDDFQAVNIEKTTTGSKFNVLAHGKDLGRFEIHLFGDHSILNTTAVIAVAYTEKVPMKDIKDGLLTFKGAKRRFAEKDFGDVSVIDDYAHHPTEMRATIQAARQKFPDKELVVVFQPHTFSRTKKYQKDFEEILCDVDKAYITPIYASAREAGGDISSEDLVKNIPGSEVIDLDNIADLTKHKNAVVVFMGAGDIPKYEDAYEKLL; this comes from the coding sequence ATGTTAGACAAAAACAAACAAATTTGGTTCATTGGTATAAAGGGAACTGGTATGGCTTCATTAGCCTTGGTTTTACATGACTTAGGTTATAACGTTGCTGGTTCAGATATTGAAAAGTATACTTTTACACAAGTTCCACTTGAAAAGGCTGGTATTGAAGTAAAAGATTTTGATCCAGCAAATATTAAGAGTAATGATGAACAAGTAATTGTTAAGGGAAATGCATTTAAGCAAGATAACCCAGAAGTAGCAACTTGCCTAGATAAGGATGTTGAATGGCAAAGCTATCCGGATACTGTTGAAGAGATTGTGCAAATGCATACTTCAATTGGTGTTTCTGGTACTCATGGTAAGACTTCAACTACAAGCCTTTTATCACACGTTTTAGGTGAAGTTGCACCTACTTCTTATCTTATTGGAGATGGACGAGGTAAAGGTGTTGCTGATTCTCGTTTCTTTGTTTACGAAGCAGATGAATACCGTCGTCACTTCTTGGCATATCACCCAGATTACCAAATTATGACTAACATAGACTTTGATCACCCAGACTACTTTAAAGATCAAGACGACTATACCAGCGCTTTCCAAACTGCTGCTGATCAAACTAAGAAAGCTCTCTTTGTTTGGGGAGATGACAAACGTCTTCAAAGCTTAAAGACTGATATTCCTAAGTACACTTACGGCTTTAAAGACACTGATGACTTCCAAGCAGTAAACATTGAAAAGACTACTACTGGTTCTAAATTCAATGTTTTAGCTCATGGTAAGGACTTAGGCCGTTTTGAAATACACTTATTCGGTGACCATAGTATTTTAAATACTACTGCTGTAATTGCGGTCGCTTACACCGAAAAGGTCCCAATGAAAGACATTAAGGATGGTTTGCTTACTTTCAAAGGTGCTAAGAGAAGATTTGCTGAAAAAGACTTCGGCGATGTTTCAGTGATTGATGACTATGCTCACCATCCAACAGAAATGCGCGCAACTATTCAAGCCGCACGTCAAAAATTCCCAGATAAAGAATTGGTTGTAGTCTTCCAGCCACATACATTCTCAAGAACTAAGAAATATCAAAAAGACTTTGAAGAGATTTTGTGTGATGTAGACAAGGCATATATTACCCCAATTTATGCTTCTGCTCGTGAAGCTGGTGGGGATATTTCAAGTGAAGACTTGGTTAAAAATATTCCTGGTTCGGAAGTAATTGACTTAGATAATATTGCGGACTTAACTAAGCATAAAAATGCAGTTGTTGTATTTATGGGTGCTGGTGACATTCCTAAGTACGAAGATGCATATGAAAAATTACTTTAA
- a CDS encoding copper homeostasis protein CutC, whose amino-acid sequence MIKEVCVENFTNVPLLINRGANRIELNNDLVAGGTTPSYGVIKKTVEYAHKYDVPVVVMIRPRGGNFIYDADELEIMVHDIQICSLLGADGVAFGCLTEDNYLDKFAMKKLISAAHVGNLEVVIHMAFDELTNNEQKKALEWLVENNVIRVLTHGGTLNKPISDTLYHLKELVTQAQDKIEILPGGGITDENVRNVIKQVGVNQAHGTKILGKI is encoded by the coding sequence ATGATCAAGGAAGTATGCGTTGAGAATTTTACTAATGTTCCTTTGCTAATTAATCGTGGAGCTAACCGAATTGAATTAAATAATGACTTGGTTGCTGGCGGAACAACACCTTCATATGGCGTAATTAAGAAGACAGTTGAATATGCTCATAAGTATGATGTTCCAGTAGTCGTTATGATTAGACCACGTGGTGGAAATTTTATTTATGATGCTGATGAACTAGAAATAATGGTTCATGACATCCAGATTTGTAGCTTGCTGGGTGCAGATGGTGTAGCCTTTGGTTGTTTGACTGAAGACAATTATTTAGATAAATTTGCGATGAAAAAGTTAATCTCAGCTGCACATGTTGGAAATTTAGAAGTTGTGATACACATGGCGTTTGACGAATTAACAAATAATGAACAAAAGAAAGCCTTAGAGTGGTTAGTTGAAAATAACGTTATACGAGTTTTAACGCATGGCGGAACATTAAATAAGCCAATATCAGATACTCTTTATCACTTGAAAGAATTAGTTACGCAAGCACAAGATAAAATTGAAATTTTACCCGGTGGTGGTATTACAGATGAAAATGTCAGGAATGTTATAAAACAAGTTGGTGTAAATCAAGCACATGGCACAAAGATATTAGGAAAAATTTAG
- the ytpR gene encoding YtpR family tRNA-binding protein, translating into MIISTNKTSYPDTLIVILDQDKGRSKFTEKDQVTRVENEDGEVIGFNFFNVSSFLDYDKLPNGEIKPTQELVDTLNKKLVEAGFDTKLEIGKPTLVYGYVKTCEPHPDSDHLHVTTVDVGNGEEHQIVCGAPNIAQGQMVVVALPGTLMPNGQQIWPGALRGVDSYGMICSARELGLAHAPQKRGIMVVPDDFKAGDEFEPTKCDELLASGQISL; encoded by the coding sequence ATGATTATTTCTACCAATAAAACAAGTTACCCTGATACTTTAATTGTGATTCTTGACCAAGATAAGGGTCGTAGTAAGTTCACAGAAAAGGATCAAGTTACGCGAGTTGAAAATGAAGATGGCGAAGTTATTGGATTTAATTTCTTTAACGTAAGTAGCTTTTTAGATTATGATAAGCTACCAAATGGTGAAATTAAGCCAACGCAAGAATTAGTTGATACTTTGAACAAGAAGTTAGTTGAAGCTGGTTTTGACACTAAGTTAGAAATTGGGAAGCCAACTCTTGTTTATGGTTACGTTAAGACTTGTGAACCACACCCAGATTCTGATCACTTGCATGTAACTACTGTTGATGTAGGAAATGGTGAAGAACACCAAATCGTTTGTGGTGCTCCAAATATTGCTCAAGGTCAAATGGTAGTTGTTGCACTTCCTGGTACTTTGATGCCAAATGGTCAACAAATTTGGCCAGGTGCACTTCGCGGTGTTGATTCATACGGTATGATTTGTTCAGCTCGTGAATTAGGATTGGCACATGCTCCTCAAAAGCGTGGTATTATGGTCGTTCCTGATGATTTTAAGGCTGGAGACGAATTTGAACCAACTAAATGCGATGAATTATTAGCTAGTGGTCAAATTAGTTTGTAA
- a CDS encoding thioredoxin family protein, with protein sequence MEEIKELTPEKLKEITKSGKVVLLFSAKWCPDCRFLDPFLPQIEKDNSDAKFYKIDRDGSIDVAKELNIFGIPSFVVYQDGKEIGRLVNKDRKTKEEVENFLNSLK encoded by the coding sequence ATGGAAGAAATTAAAGAATTAACTCCTGAAAAATTGAAGGAAATCACTAAAAGTGGCAAAGTAGTTCTATTGTTTTCAGCTAAGTGGTGCCCAGATTGCCGGTTCTTAGATCCATTTTTACCACAAATTGAAAAAGATAATTCTGATGCAAAATTCTATAAGATTGACCGTGATGGCTCAATTGATGTAGCAAAAGAATTAAATATCTTTGGAATTCCTAGCTTTGTTGTCTACCAAGATGGCAAAGAAATTGGTAGACTAGTAAATAAGGACAGAAAGACTAAAGAAGAAGTAGAAAACTTCCTTAACTCTCTCAAATAG